A genomic window from Methanothrix sp. includes:
- a CDS encoding alkaline phosphatase → MLSLILFLLISPAICASDGVYTGGEALPRGAVLLIVDGLGSSYIYPEHMPYSVEGRPLEQAVLFNLSDGARVLDIRAPAPSTVPGHSTIVTGCSVADEILVGIDNATIFDAARRSGYICLALLQRGDFMNLLLEQDGVLFFENNSLSGDPTMGSRGDLPEDVREIMEEWMHAYRFYSSGYSRYNRWGLDAASDMVRRLDRPFLLIVNLGGIDSAGHYRGFDEYIRAVRALDVGLGELVRACRERGVLLIVTADHGMSFKGSRGGHAGENYSNCLESLRIPLIAIGPGVDDVVLGGKWSQADIAPTLLALLGIEGDLAMSDGRSLPIRRTYTLRVELPRPGSVEVRRNGSVIAGESGSSSYTFRGLERGVYDLYLNGHLRSIVLSDDTTVDLRESSSGVVPRWLLGSLLILAINVCGIAVILRLLRR, encoded by the coding sequence ATGCTTTCGCTCATACTTTTTCTTCTCATATCTCCAGCAATCTGCGCCAGTGATGGCGTGTACACGGGCGGTGAAGCGCTGCCTAGGGGAGCTGTTCTTCTCATCGTCGATGGGCTCGGGTCGAGCTACATCTACCCTGAGCACATGCCGTACTCAGTGGAGGGAAGACCGCTGGAGCAGGCGGTGCTGTTCAACCTCAGCGATGGCGCCAGGGTTCTCGACATCCGGGCGCCGGCGCCGTCCACCGTCCCGGGGCACAGCACGATTGTCACAGGATGCTCGGTTGCGGATGAGATCCTGGTGGGAATAGATAACGCCACGATATTCGATGCAGCTCGACGCAGCGGGTACATCTGCCTCGCGTTGCTCCAGAGGGGCGACTTCATGAACTTGCTCCTGGAGCAGGATGGTGTTCTTTTCTTCGAGAACAACTCCCTCTCGGGGGATCCTACGATGGGATCGAGAGGCGATCTGCCGGAGGATGTGAGGGAGATCATGGAGGAGTGGATGCACGCCTACCGCTTTTACAGCTCAGGCTACTCCAGATACAATCGCTGGGGGCTCGATGCGGCCTCAGACATGGTGAGAAGGCTGGACCGGCCGTTTCTGCTGATCGTTAACCTCGGCGGCATCGACTCCGCAGGTCATTACAGGGGGTTCGATGAGTACATCAGGGCGGTGAGGGCCCTGGATGTGGGGCTGGGAGAGCTAGTTCGCGCATGCAGGGAGAGGGGTGTGCTTCTCATTGTTACCGCGGATCACGGCATGTCCTTCAAGGGATCACGCGGTGGGCATGCCGGAGAGAACTACTCGAACTGCCTGGAGAGCCTCAGGATACCTCTGATAGCAATCGGTCCTGGCGTCGACGATGTTGTCCTCGGCGGAAAGTGGTCGCAGGCTGATATCGCTCCGACGCTTCTGGCGCTGCTCGGCATCGAGGGAGATCTGGCGATGAGCGATGGAAGGAGTCTGCCCATACGAAGGACATACACCCTGCGTGTGGAGCTGCCGCGGCCGGGCAGCGTGGAGGTTCGCAGAAACGGCTCTGTTATTGCAGGAGAGAGTGGATCCTCAAGCTATACATTCCGGGGGCTGGAGCGGGGAGTTTACGATCTGTATCTCAACGGCCATCTGAGATCCATCGTGCTCTCCGATGACACCACTGTGGACCTGCGTGAGTCCAGCTCAGGGGTTGTTCCGAGATGGCTCCTGGGCTCTCTCCTGATACTGGCCATAAACGTGTGTGGGATCGCCGTGATATTGAGGCTGCTCAGACGATGA
- a CDS encoding bifunctional 5,6,7,8-tetrahydromethanopterin hydro-lyase/3-hexulose-6-phosphate synthase — MFLVGEALIGKEPEVAHIDLLIGDKDGPVGIAFANGLTQLSAGHTPLLSVIRPNLPAKPSTLIVPKVTVKNMEQAAIIFGPAQSAVAKAVADSVEEGVIPKERAEELVIIVSVFIHPDAKDYDAIYRYNYGATKLAIQRAMEGFPDVDKVLYEKDRSVHPVMGYRVMRLWDPPYLQIAFDIVDLAEVKRVLSEIPGSDHVLIEIGTPLVKMHGVQVVREVRRARPGSFVILDLKTLDTGNLEVRLAADASADAVVISGLAPRKTIELAIREARKTGIYSIVDMLNVSDPVEVLRSLSVLPDVVELHRAIDMENSEHAWQSIPEIKSLGKRLLVAVAGGIRVDNVRDALRAGADIIVVGRAITRSKDVRDMTEQFLSQLKKSEIDQYRIMTDF, encoded by the coding sequence AGCTCACATCGATCTGCTTATCGGGGATAAGGACGGTCCGGTGGGCATTGCGTTTGCGAATGGACTCACGCAGCTATCAGCCGGGCATACACCGCTTCTATCTGTCATAAGGCCGAACCTGCCGGCAAAGCCATCGACGCTGATAGTTCCGAAGGTCACCGTGAAGAACATGGAGCAGGCAGCCATCATATTCGGTCCAGCTCAGAGTGCTGTGGCAAAGGCAGTTGCAGACTCGGTGGAGGAGGGTGTGATCCCAAAGGAGCGTGCCGAGGAGCTGGTGATAATAGTATCAGTGTTCATTCATCCGGATGCTAAGGACTACGATGCGATCTACAGATACAACTACGGCGCGACGAAGCTCGCCATACAGAGGGCAATGGAGGGATTCCCGGATGTCGATAAGGTTCTCTACGAGAAGGACAGATCCGTGCATCCTGTGATGGGCTACAGGGTAATGAGGCTCTGGGATCCGCCGTACCTGCAGATAGCATTCGATATCGTCGATCTCGCCGAGGTGAAGAGGGTTCTGTCTGAGATCCCAGGAAGCGATCATGTGCTGATTGAGATCGGCACGCCGCTGGTGAAGATGCACGGTGTTCAGGTCGTGAGGGAGGTGCGGAGAGCAAGGCCAGGATCGTTCGTCATACTCGATCTGAAGACCCTGGACACGGGGAATCTCGAGGTCAGGCTCGCTGCTGATGCGTCCGCTGATGCTGTTGTCATATCCGGACTGGCGCCCAGGAAGACCATAGAGCTTGCGATCAGGGAGGCCAGGAAGACCGGCATATACTCCATAGTGGACATGCTCAACGTGAGCGATCCTGTTGAGGTTCTAAGGAGCCTTTCGGTGCTTCCTGATGTCGTTGAGCTCCACAGGGCGATCGATATGGAGAACAGCGAGCATGCCTGGCAGAGCATCCCTGAGATCAAATCTCTCGGGAAGAGACTTCTGGTTGCGGTTGCTGGCGGGATCAGGGTTGATAACGTCAGGGATGCGCTCAGGGCTGGAGCTGACATAATCGTGGTCGGCAGGGCGATAACGAGATCGAAGGATGTCAGGGATATGACGGAGCAGTTCCTGAGCCAGCTGAAGAAGAGCGAGATCGATCAGTACAGGATCATGACAGACTTCTGA